A segment of the Trifolium pratense cultivar HEN17-A07 linkage group LG7, ARS_RC_1.1, whole genome shotgun sequence genome:
CTCATTCTCTCAGGAAAAGAAGTTTTagtgcagatttttttttgctaaattgGAATTGACGAACCATAAACTTTTACTGGGAGTCTCATGAAAACTTGAAGAATATTCTCCTTCATCATATAGTctacttttgttgttttctttgcCAATGTATCAAAAATTCGAAacataaatgtcatttttttttttataaacaacataaataaatatcaatgaagaggaaaaaaagtctGTAACGCAAAACATACACCTACCAGACACACTTGTTCAATCATAAATCATTTAAAGTAAATACCGTATAATTTGAGTATGATTTAAAAATGGTGACAATTGATAAGTTTGAATATCATGCACGCCGAATTAGAGAGTCATAAAAGTTACTACTAATACAGTAAAGTAATGTAGTAGTAACAATAATTTATGTCACGTGTTATGAATGGTGTCCATGGTAACGTGCATGCAAATTTTGAAACCAACACGGCAACACCTGCTGAAGCCTGAAGATTAGAATGAAAGTTATCCAACAGTCCGAAACCAACCATTAAAAGACACACACACATGCATACTATACTACGATCGATGTTTATAGATATGCTTTGGCTTTAGTACACATCCtccctacaaaataaaaagctTTTGTACACATCCACTAAcccaaaaagacaaaaatatacACAAACATTCTAAGCTAAAGACTGTGtcaatatatacaaattaaatcatttCAATTATATCAAATTTagacattaaataaataatagctAGTTTGTTACTACTATTAGTTATTAGTTATAGTTTAATGAAAAtaacatgttaaaaaaaaaaattctattttataCCAATCATATATTAGTGAAAattagaaaagaaagaaaaaagggaAGGGATTAAAACTCTATTTAACAATGctaaattttgagcttataattCAACTTATGTCTTATAAGTTCGTACGAAAAATAACCTATTTGATAATCTTTTTTCTCATAAGCTCGTAGCttaattttactatattatagcattttgataagttaatttaattattaacttATAGTTTAAAGTTTAGTATATCTTATCATTTTCTATtctaattttacatttttacccTTTGTCATTTacttgaaaaataaatattaagtaacaaaaaaattatgtcattttatactcATAACCTAGTTAACCCATTAATTTTATACAAACCCAATTAATCCATTATAAGCCAGCTTACGTGACATTCGATCTGATTGGACTGAACAAATCGGAGatcaaagaattaaaaaaaaagtgaaatttttatcTCTTACTAAACCacaatacaatttttatttctaacaactaaaatattaaaatacctAAATGATATTTGTGCACAagttgtttgtttcatttcatcattTTCATGTTTGTACCTTAAAACATGACTTTGTTGTGGCTTTAAATATTAAGTTCGCTTCTCTTCATTTGCCTTCCTCCGTAGCCAACATTCAGACAAATCTTTTCTACTCTCTCAAACAAAAACGCgatcacttctaacttctcCGACCACCGTAACCACCGTAGCAGTTCAATAACATTCTCCGACTCCGATATGGACAACTCCGGTTAGTTCTCCTTCTCCTTCTACTCTTACTCTCACTCTCACTTACCTCCATCGTGTCATTTCTTCAATTCTTCTCtttcattttctcaattttACAGTTACTTTTCACGTTTACAATTTCAATCAAACAACCAAAACTTAGCTAGTTTCATCTGTTTTGAGAATTCTCGAAAATCATCGTTTCTCAAACTTCAATTTGGGCGTAATCACATGAATCCGGCGTTTCTTTATACAATTTTCATTGCTCTTTTTTGCTTCCATTTCTTATCGTGTTAGAGTCTAAGACTCCTTAACGATCTATGGGGGTTATTAAATCTTGATGCTGTATACAATGAAGTTTGAAAGGGTTTAtgtatgaaaaatgaaaaatcaactTGATCCTCGAGCTTGCTCAAAATAAATGTGTAGTTAGTTATATTTGAAATTTCTGTTTGCTGAAAACGACTTAAGCTTAATCATAGAATATAAGTGTACAAGTAAGTCTTGTTTAAAATTGTAGTATTATTTTAACTTCCTTATGAGGAATTGATCAGTGGATTATATTATAGGAGACTGTTATTTTTTGGGGAAAATGTTGCAGATTAAATCGATCATGAAATGACTTTGTACGGATGTGTTTCAGTTTAATTGATTCATTGTGTGTTGATGTATCTAGCAGGAAATACACTAGATGTGGTTGTGCCGCCGGTTGAAGGTGTTGCTGGAGGCGGTACCTCTTACGGGTGGAATGATGGTGGCACACATGATTTGATTCACCTCAAGGGGCCAATTGACCCTACAGAAATTCCAACTAGGGATTTAGTGCATGTATGGTCCATGCCAAGCACAGCGAACGTTGGACCTCAAGAAATGCCTCGTCATTTGGAGCCTGTTAGTATTTTTATCTTAGATCAGCTAAAGATTATGTTATGgcttattatttaaaatttgtatcaccctatatatacataatttcatattttctgtAAGCATGGCGTTAGCAATGCCCGTTGTTTATGAATAGGAACTGCATGGGTGTTAATTAAAATGCCATTTCTTTACAATTTATCTTGTGtgataattaattgttatttgaTTTTTACTATATTTACACAATTACGTGTTTAACTACACTCAATGAATGTTTCAGCAGCTATTCCTGCTGCTCCAGAAGTAGCCATTTTATGACTTTGCTTTTTGAACTTTCACAGTTCTCTACCTTAATTTTGAGGTTGAAGTTATGCATGAAGAATTCGTACAAATGTTTTAGACGGAGGAAATCCTAAAATCTAAAGCATTGGCTATTTCGCTTGACGCTAGAGTTTTTGCTTTATCTTGTAGATAAACCTGCTAGCAGCTAGAAATGAGAGGGAGAGCGTACAATTAGCTATTCGACCAAAGGTTTCATGGGGTGGTTCTGGTGTTGCTGGGACTGTTCAGGTTCAATGCAGTGACCTATGCTCTCCTTCAGGAGACAGGTTGgcattttatttattgtatGGAACAAATGTATGATTTACTTTGATTTATACTGTGTTGCTGACATCAGCTTTGGCAGACTGATTGCTGGGAAGTCACTACTGTTGAGGCGGGTGGTGCCGATTTTAGGTGTACCTGACGCTCTTGTTCCCCTTGATCTTCCAGTTGGTCAAATAAACCTATTTCCAGGGTACGTATCTGAGTGATATTTATGTTATAGTTTTTCTTCTTGTGCTGTTTGCACAAGATGCTGGATGATTGATTAATTTTCACTCTGCTGTTTGGTATTATTCAGGGAGACTACTGCTCTTTGGATATCTGTTGATGTTCCAAGTGCTCAACCTCCAGGACAATACGAAGGAGAGATTCTCATTACTGCTACAAAAACTGATGCAGAGTGAgccttttttcttttaacaacATTTTTGTTTCCGATTTTGTattacaaattttatttcataGCCTTTCTCTGTCAACTTCAACCATTGTACAGATCTCCTGTTCAAAGTTTAAGCAAGGTTGATAAACATCAATTGTATAAGGAACTTAAGGAGTGCCTTGACATTGTTGATCCAATCGACGGAAAACCATTAGATGAAGTGGTGGGTATTTTCAATCACTGCGTGTCATTCTGGTACTGTATTTAATCTTGGTGTTATTATGGATTTTTCATGCAAGCATCTCATTTTTAGGTTGAAAGGGTAAAGTCTACAACTATATCGTTAAGAAGGATTCTTCTGTCTCCATCATTTTCTGAATTCTCCTCAGAAAATGGGATAGCAGATGTAATGGAAGAGGATGCCATTTCAAGTCTCTCTCTACGACTGAAGTTAAATCTCACTGTCTGGGAATTTGTACTTCCTGAAACTCCTTCCCTTCCTGCTGTATTTGGTGTATCCTTAACCCATATTAAATGTCAGACAAGCAACcccattttattttactttgttttatttatttttcataactCTTGGAGAAAATGTTACCGGTATTTATATTGTCTCAGTTGGGTTATTAGATGCTAAATATGTCTGCTTACTAATTACAAGTGACATTTAATGTGCATTTATTCTTAAATGGTGCATGACACCATAGACTACAACCATTAGATTGGTTTACAATTTAATCTTGATGAAAAATTTATACCAATGACTGTACCATATGGTGTGTGACTCACCCATTTTTAATTGGTGCATGCTGAGTGCAGTTTACAATACAAACAAACTATGGGAATAACTATGATATGGGACTGCCACTTGTTTAATTCTTACTGCTTATTTTGCATATTTCATTCACTGTGCACTTGTGGTCTATATCTTTGTGAAATAGAGTTTATTTGTTTGCACATTTCGTTGTTCCCTTTATTCTACACTAGATATCTGATACTGTAATTGAGGATCGCTTTGGTGTTAAACATGGGACAGCTGAGTGGTATGAGGCATTGGATCAACATTTCAAATGGCTTCTTCAATATAGAATCAGCCCCTATTTTTGCAAATGGGCTGATGGTATGCGTGTTTTGACATACACATGTCCATGGCCAGGTATGTTTCGAAGGCAATAAGTTTGACAGAGCTGCAACCTCACAAAATAATAGAATTGCTGAATATTTCCCTCTTGTCATTGTAGCGGATCATCCAAAATCAGATGAATATTTTTCAGACCCACGGTTGGCAGCATATGCTGTGCCATACAAACAAGTAGTCTCCGGGTATACAGTCAGTTGTCCCCGTTCGCTTCTGTCAGGTATATTTGCAATGAGAACTGATGATATTCAACCACCTGTTGATGTGCCACAGTAATGATGCGGCGAAGGATTACTTGCAGAAACAAGTTGAGATATTGAGAACCAAGAATCACTGGAGAAAAGCTTACTTTTACTTGTGGGACGAGGTACAAACATGTGTGCtataattactaataagtctgCCCTAGGATGATGTCTTGGTTAGGTTATCCAGTTATCCACCTTTATCCTAACTTTGGATTGAATATTGCTACTAAAAAATACAATCAGCACAGTGACTTTTGCAGTAATCATTGattaattgttttatttcttCCCTGTTGTCATTCAAAATCGAGTAGCTTTATTAAATTTTGATGGCCCTAGATGGTATGTATAACTATTTCCCTGTGAGAACTCCACACGACAAATCATGTCacaattctctctctctctctctctctctctctctctctctctctctctctctctctctctctctctctctctctctctctctctctctctctctctctctctctctctctctctctctctctctctcctctcccCAAACACTAAATAACTGGGCCCTCAACAATATTTatgaacatttatttataaataaaaaataggtcAGCACACATTTTTTCACATGAGAGGATCCGTTACCATAATTTTGAACCTGGTCCAGTTCACTGTGATCCTCATAAGctaattttctttcttattttgttCAGCCACTAAATTTGGAACAATATGATTCTGTTCGCAACATGGCCAGTGACATTCATGCATATGCTCCAGATGCTCGTATTTTAACTACATACTATTGTGGTACGTTTATCTATATGAAATTATTCTTATTTAACTTCTACTGGCATATACGTAAAATACATGGtagtttattcattttaatgtcACTTAAGTTGTTTCTTGTATTGGTAATGCCTTTGGTTTGTttgacatattcacattttGGAATGATTGGAATATTTCACATAGTTGTAACAGCTGGCTGTAATGAATTCTCTTCATTAATTGGATAGCTGAAATTGTATTGTCCATTCATAATTACTATTATTTGATCAAAGAATAGTTTTGATGGGGATATGACTACAGTTTATTTCTTCTAAATTTTTTCCGTCTTTGAAAATAGTATATAGTTTTGCAGGGAAATGACTGCAGTTTCTTTCTGCTAAATTTGTTccatctttgatttttttttaaactactGTGTAAATAATAGTTTTGCGAGGATACGACTGCAGTTTATTTCTGGCTCCACTAAATTTTTTCTATCTTCAATATAAAGTTTCGCATGTACCAGGGGAAAAATGTAGCAtaatttgtatttatatttcaGTATTTATACGATAGTCAATCACACATTTgcttcttttattatttattttgttttatgtttctGCTAATTGTAGGACATGCTTCTTCagtttaattttaattacatattCTTACATGACTACACCAATTCAAAATTTGTCTCAGCTTTCTCCAGCCAGCACTTTCATTTTTACCTTCCGTAGTTGTTTCTTCTTTTCACTGAGTGTGTCTTATTGTGTGTTTTATATAGGGCCAAATGATGCACCTCTTGCACCTACTCCATTTGAGGCTTTTGTAAAAGTTCCTAGTTTTCTGCGTCctcataatcaaatttattgtaCTAGGTATTGTTTTATATTGACCGTATCCCTATCGAGAGTAaagtacattttatttttatcatgtaACTTCCGCctatttattgttttgtttgctgCAAGTGCTTCATTATATATTTTCGGGGATTTCTTGACATGAATTAATTATTAggtttattattattgatttttcttAATACTCTGGAATTTGGATATTATAAGATCATTTTGTAATTTAAACTGAATACATTTGTGACTTAAACTTGGTATCCTTGTCAAATTATAATTATCAGTATGTcaatttattattctttttgtcCTCACTTGCCTCTTCTAAAGTCTGTGGTGATGCAATATATAGTTGTGGGTTAAATGTTCCTGAAATCTACTTATATAGCGAGACTCCATTTATGGTGAAACAATTTCCAAAATGCTGATTTATACGATTTGTTGTGAAGCAGTTTTCAGGATCTTGGTTTATTTTTAGTGGTACTTGATTTTTCTCCCCACATTTTCCAAAAGCAGTTACAATGCTAGTAGATACTGTTTCTTGCTCATTGTTGTTGAAGGAATTTGTCATCTAAACTGGTTTTATTTGGGGGAGAGGTTTTATGCTTCCCAGAGGTCCAAAAGTCCCCCCTTCTCAGATTTTGTTGCCCGCATCTATATTTTTAAAGCTCTCATATTGTGGTTCACTTTCATACCCAAAAGCTACTATTCAGTAAAAACTAAATAAGTCGTATTTATTGGCGGGCTTATAGTGTAATTTTGGATCTTCGCGGGCTTAATACTtaagtattatttattttgccTGTGgaagaaattaattttacaattgtaaaaataaaagtgGCAATGAAGAATATCACAACTTTTCTTTCATTTAAGCATGCTAAGAACTTGAATTTTTCTTTACAGTGAATGGGTCTTGGGAAATCGAGAGGACCTGGTCAAGGATATTACTGCTGAATTACAACCAGAGAATGGTGAGGTAATGTTATGTAAATTCACTGTCTTTTCCTCATCAGTAATTTGGTTTGTGCTCTAAATATCAAACCAAGGCTCCATTTGGCTTATTTAAGGAATTCATAGTGTTTATTGAAGTCTTGATACTTCCCAAATGCTCCCAGACGTTTGTGCACAATGGCCAAATTACATTTTTGTGATAGATGTCAGGTTCCTAACAAAGCGTCGgaggatttatttattttttagtagatTTTGAACTCCCATTTTCTTTGCTTCTCAAAGCTCAACAGCCAACATTATTATATTGATGCATTCTAACATATTTCCTCACAAaggctctttttttttttttttggggggggggggggggataaTTATGGTGATATTTCACCAACAATAAATAGGTCGAAATCAAAAATCAATGTGTGAGTAAGTGTACTGATGCTAAAGTAATTGGTCTGTTGCACTGAATATTTATTCAGTAAATGCAAGAATTCCGTGTTTGTTGTTTCTATGTAGAATGCAAAAATCCTAGATCAGATTAATAACAAGTGATCCATAATAGAATGTGTATTACTATCATGGCCATGCTAGCGCCTAGTTTTATTTGCTCATTGGAGGCTGGTGGTTTTGTCACAGGAATGGTGGACATATGTCTGTATGGGGCCATCGGATCCTCATCCAAATTGGCATCTTGGAATGCGAGGCACTCAACATCGTGCTGTCATGTGGCGTGTGTGGAAAGAGGGTGGCACAGGATTTTTGTACTGGGGTGCCAACTGCTATGAGAAGGCAGCTGTAGCCAGTGCAGAGGTGATTGTGTAGCTTGTTTATGTTTCTTACGTTGGAAAATAATGGAGTCGTTAGAACTTGGTAGACTCTATTGTTATTTTCctataattgatatatttttgtgacAGATAAAATTTAGGCATGGCCTTCCTCCCGGTGATGGAGTTCTGTACTACCCTGGTGAGGTATTCTCGACTAATCATCCAGTGGCTTCTCTTAGACTAGAACGCCTACTCAGTGGCTTGCAGGTAAGAGTATTTACTTTTCCCCCAAAACATATTGCAAATTATTCTCAAAATATGTGTATCTTGACGAATCACTTGTCTTAATATAAATGCTACTTGTATGAAGCTCTAGTTTTAATGGCATGAGTTTGTATAAGTGTTataaatagtttttcttttatatattctGATCTTAGATTCCTTGTTTGCCTTTATTTAGGACATCGAATACCTGAGACTTTATGCTTCAAGATATGGTAGGGATGAAGCTACTGCACTTTTGGATAGAATGGGAGTTTATTTTGGTCCTGAGCGTTACACACATGAGCACATGCCAATTGATGCAATGAGGGGTCATATATTCAATTCCTGCCGTTCATGATTTTTGGGACCGATATACTGAAAGGTTCGAAGGGTACATTTGGCAACCGCTGAAAATTTTAGGTTTCAGTGTCTAGATTTTAAAGATGCGCCAATCTTCACCTCATCTCGCCGTGATATATACATATTGTAGTGCACAATTTAAACTCTATAGATGCGGCGACTAATATAGAACGTAGTTAGATGATAAATCTTTTGTTTGCGCCGAAATGTGACCATCAACCATACATTCTATCATGATGAGAAATTGCAGTTTATTTAAGTCACTTGAAGTTATTAAGCCTACATAATTAAAGGGTTGTGTATTTTATTCTCGTATATTTCTCTTTTAGCTTGCACGATACACCGGTAAATTTGGGGGTTCATTTactgtctatatatatatatatatatatatatatatatatatatgagtcaggatccgttgacaacaactagtttgacaccaaatgttacacctctcaataacgttttaaccgatataaattttataaaatccaccgttggattgaaagtttacatcatatagatcatttgtgtaaaatttcagacaaatccaaaatcatttgatatgctattgagacacataaagattaacggcatttaaaaaaatacaaaaaccgttaattttgatgtatctcaataacatatcaaatgattttggatttatttgaaattttacacaaatgatctatatgatgtaaactttcaatccaacggtggattttataaaatttatatcggttaaaacgttattgagaggtgtaacatttggtgtcaaactagttggtgtcaacggatcctgactctatatatatatatatatatggggctgctaatttagacccagttgggtctaaattagcaaggtgcaccttttgagttggacaaaaatacccattttttaattttttggaagaatagagcaacaggggcatttctgtaattttacgcaacagtacacgcgcccccacttctttttccccccccaggacacgtggcagcgtgttaGTGGACAAGATcagcgcgcgtgcatcacacgcgccgacaaacGCGCGTGGTGCTTGCtggatgacgcggagagagaaaattctgaaaaaggcaggccacgtgtcatgatgtgattggctgcgttatttttttttccattttatactttaaactcgattatttcgtcgtaaattaattttttattttttattttttataccaaaattcataatttttttttctctacaaatagagacttggtttgtttgatttggacaccgaaaaaaaaacgcaatttttcactactttaaactcgattatttcgtcgtaaattaattttttattttttataccaaaattcataatttttttttctctacaaatagagacttggttcgtttgatttggacacagaaaaaaaaaacccaatttttcactaccttaatctcatcaaataactaataatcaacttactgaaaccattctaccagcaaaatggtttcagattacaactctctgaaaccattctaccagataaatggtttcagaagcaaacacaattaataaattactcactgaaaccattctaccagtaaaatggtttcagaatacaactatgtgcaaccattctacaagctaaatggtttcagaagcaaataactaataatcaacttactgaaaccattctaccagcaaaatggtttcagattacaactctctgaaaccattctaccagataaatggtttcagaagcaaacacaattaataaattactcactgaaaccattctaccagtaaaatggtttcagaatacaactatgtgcaaccattctacaagctaaatggtttcagaagcaaataactaataatcaacttactgaaaccattctaccagcaaaatggtttcagattacaactctctgaaaccattgtaccagataaatggtttcagaatacaactatgtgcaatcattctacaagctaaatggtttcagaagcaaataactaataatcaacttactgaaaccattctaccagcaaaatggtttcagattacaactctctgaaaccattctaccagataaatggtttcagaagcaaacacaattaataaattactcactgaaaccattctaccagtaaaatggtttcagaatacaactatgtgcaaccattctacaagctaaatggtttcagaagcaaataactaataatcaacttactgaaaccattctaccagcaaaatggtttcagattacaactctctgaaaccattctaccagataaatggtttcagaagcaaacacaattaataaattactcactgaaaccattctaccagtaaaatggtttcagaatacaactatgtgcaaccattctacaagctaaatggtttcagaagcaaataactaataatcaacttactgaaaccattctaccagcaaaatggtttcagattacaactctctgaaaccattgtaccagataaatggtttcagaatacaactatgtgcaatcattctacaagctaaatggtttcagaagcaaataactaataatcaacttactgaaaccattctaccagcaaaatggtttcagattacaactctctgaaaccattctaccagataaatggtttcagaagcaaacacaattaataaattactcactgaaaccattctaccagtaaaatggtttcagaatacaactatgtgcaaccattctacaagctaaatggttttagaagcaaataactaataatcaacttactgaaaccattctaccagcaaaatggtttcagattacaactctctgaaaccattctaccatataaatggtttcagaaggattttggtgtccaaatcaaacgaaccaagtctctatttgtagggaaaaaaaattatgaattttggtataaaaaataaaaaataaaaaattaatttacgacgaaataatcgagtttaaagtagtgaaaaattgcgtttttttttcggtgtccaaatcaaacgaaccaagtctctatttgtagagaaaaaaaaattatgaattttagtataaaaaataaaaaataaaaaattaatttacgacgaaataatcgagtttaaagtataaaatgaaaaaaatcacgcagacccattcatatgctgacacgtggctgcctttttcaaaagcaaaattttctctctccagcttataatctagtgtggcgcagacaggatgatctgatagatcaggatgatctgggctgtctgattgatcagacagtcttaatgagatcacatcttggctgtctgatggaaatcaacggtctgtaaccatggtccatccgtacgcgcgcgacactggatccacgtctattaattgtttaagaaggtggggcgcgtgttgttatttttttttatgtaaaattacagaaatgcccctgttgctctattctttcaaaaattaaaagaatgggtattttggtccaattgaaaaggtgcaccttgctaacttagacctaactagggtataagttagaaaaccctatatatatatatatatatatatataatactatgAACTAGTTATATGTCATTTATGAAGTATGTTTATTGAGTTCATTTATAAATTACAGTGCGTTTATATGTCATTATGGTTAGTTTGCAGGAAAGGATGATTTTCTATTTATACAGGAAATGGATAAacgtttttttctcttttcatgaGAGCATTGCCTGCCTTTGTACAATATCTTTATATTAATGGTGGTGTCAATAGGATTAAGAATATCATTGCATTAATTATAAAGCTTTGTAATGGAAACTCATATCGCTATTAACCTTGCGAATGGAGAAAAATACTAGCAGCAtaagtttggaatggatttaATGACAAATTTGATAGGAAATTCTCTACCAACCATGGAAAGAAGACCTGAATATTTTCCGTTCCTTAGGCTAATATGCACACGAATAGAAGTCATTTGGTGATATGATGCTCCTGATTCAAGTTCACAAAGGATACTCTCATAGTTTGAGCTTCATGATTCATCCAAAGACCTGAAAATAACTGGCAATCATGACGAGAGGGGGGCCTCTGTATCAAATGAGGAAAGGATTGACATTTGACAAGCAACGAAAACATAATCAAATTTGAAATgattgttacatttttttttctttttgacattATGCAAATGGCAAGCGTAGGGGTAGGGTCATTTCATATATGATATCAATACCTTACAGCTGTGTTTCTTAGTCCCATCAAAACAGATGTATGTatcaaaaaataatcaaaacaagtttttttttttttttgacagtatcAAAACAAGTTTACATGTTCCATTCACGAAATTTATTTTCGCGTGtttaatgaaatatttaaattaccttttttataaaaaatacttaaaacaaactaaaaacaacttataaatttGTATAGGTTATCTATATCATAAGATAAATATAAGTTACTACATATTCAAAAATCTTTTAAATAACAAGAGTATGCAAGTTAACTGGTTACGTGTTTGCGATAGTTTAAggtttagtgttttttttttggtacaatagcAAAAATtgg
Coding sequences within it:
- the LOC123893592 gene encoding uncharacterized protein LOC123893592 isoform X1, giving the protein MDNSAGNTLDVVVPPVEGVAGGGTSYGWNDGGTHDLIHLKGPIDPTEIPTRDLVHVWSMPSTANVGPQEMPRHLEPINLLAARNERESVQLAIRPKVSWGGSGVAGTVQVQCSDLCSPSGDRLIAGKSLLLRRVVPILGVPDALVPLDLPVGQINLFPGETTALWISVDVPSAQPPGQYEGEILITATKTDAESPVQSLSKVDKHQLYKELKECLDIVDPIDGKPLDEVVERVKSTTISLRRILLSPSFSEFSSENGIADVMEEDAISSLSLRLKLNLTVWEFVLPETPSLPAVFGISDTVIEDRFGVKHGTAEWYEALDQHFKWLLQYRISPYFCKWADGMRVLTYTCPWPADHPKSDEYFSDPRLAAYAVPYKQVVSGNDAAKDYLQKQVEILRTKNHWRKAYFYLWDEPLNLEQYDSVRNMASDIHAYAPDARILTTYYCGPNDAPLAPTPFEAFVKVPSFLRPHNQIYCTSEWVLGNREDLVKDITAELQPENGEEWWTYVCMGPSDPHPNWHLGMRGTQHRAVMWRVWKEGGTGFLYWGANCYEKAAVASAEIKFRHGLPPGDGVLYYPGEVFSTNHPVASLRLERLLSGLQDIEYLRLYASRYGRDEATALLDRMGVYFGPERYTHEHMPIDAMRGHIFNSCRS
- the LOC123893592 gene encoding uncharacterized protein LOC123893592 isoform X2, which codes for MDNSGNTLDVVVPPVEGVAGGGTSYGWNDGGTHDLIHLKGPIDPTEIPTRDLVHVWSMPSTANVGPQEMPRHLEPINLLAARNERESVQLAIRPKVSWGGSGVAGTVQVQCSDLCSPSGDRLIAGKSLLLRRVVPILGVPDALVPLDLPVGQINLFPGETTALWISVDVPSAQPPGQYEGEILITATKTDAESPVQSLSKVDKHQLYKELKECLDIVDPIDGKPLDEVVERVKSTTISLRRILLSPSFSEFSSENGIADVMEEDAISSLSLRLKLNLTVWEFVLPETPSLPAVFGISDTVIEDRFGVKHGTAEWYEALDQHFKWLLQYRISPYFCKWADGMRVLTYTCPWPADHPKSDEYFSDPRLAAYAVPYKQVVSGNDAAKDYLQKQVEILRTKNHWRKAYFYLWDEPLNLEQYDSVRNMASDIHAYAPDARILTTYYCGPNDAPLAPTPFEAFVKVPSFLRPHNQIYCTSEWVLGNREDLVKDITAELQPENGEEWWTYVCMGPSDPHPNWHLGMRGTQHRAVMWRVWKEGGTGFLYWGANCYEKAAVASAEIKFRHGLPPGDGVLYYPGEVFSTNHPVASLRLERLLSGLQDIEYLRLYASRYGRDEATALLDRMGVYFGPERYTHEHMPIDAMRGHIFNSCRS
- the LOC123893592 gene encoding uncharacterized protein LOC123893592 isoform X3, translating into MDNSAGNTLDVVVPPVEGVAGGGTSYGWNDGGTHDLIHLKGPIDPTEIPTRDLVHVWSMPSTANVGPQEMPRHLEPINLLAARNERESVQLAIRPKVSWGGSGVAGTVQVQCSDLCSPSGDRLIAGKSLLLRRVVPILGVPDALVPLDLPVGQINLFPGETTALWISVDVPSAQPPGQYEGEILITATKTDAESPVQSLSKVDKHQLYKELKECLDIVDPIDGKPLDEVVERVKSTTISLRRILLSPSFSEFSSENGIADVMEEDAISSLSLRLKLNLTVWEFVLPETPSLPAVFGISDTVIEDRFGVKHGTAEWYEALDQHFKWLLQYRISPYFCKWADGMRVLTYTCPWPADHPKSDEYFSDPRLAAYAVPYKQVVSGNDAAKDYLQKQVEILRTKNHWRKAYFYLWDEPLNLEQYDSVRNMASDIHAYAPDARILTTYYCGPNDAPLAPTPFEAFVKVPSFLRPHNQIYCTSEWVLGNREDLVKDITAELQPENGMVDICLYGAIGSSSKLASWNARHSTSCCHVACVERGWHRIFVLGCQLL